Proteins encoded together in one Rhizobium bangladeshense window:
- a CDS encoding DUF2269 family protein, protein MPEQWLLLAHVIGATVLFGTGAGIAFFMVMAHRTRDPSLIAHVAGTVVIADTLFTATAVILQPVTGYLLARSIGWDLAEGWITLSLLLYVVTGLFWLPVVLIQIRLRDLARAAATSKSALPPSYYSLHRIWFACGFPAFLAVIGIFWLMLTKPSIALF, encoded by the coding sequence ATGCCCGAGCAATGGCTGCTGCTTGCCCATGTCATCGGCGCGACCGTGCTCTTCGGCACCGGCGCCGGCATCGCCTTTTTCATGGTGATGGCGCATCGCACCCGCGATCCGTCGCTGATCGCCCATGTCGCTGGGACCGTCGTCATCGCCGACACCTTATTCACGGCCACCGCGGTCATTCTCCAGCCGGTCACCGGCTATCTCCTGGCGCGATCGATCGGCTGGGATCTCGCGGAGGGCTGGATTACGCTGTCGCTGCTGCTCTACGTCGTGACCGGCCTGTTCTGGTTGCCGGTCGTCTTGATCCAGATCCGGCTGCGCGACCTCGCTCGCGCAGCAGCAACTTCGAAAAGCGCCCTGCCGCCCAGCTATTACAGTCTCCACCGCATCTGGTTCGCCTGCGGCTTTCCTGCCTTCCTCGCTGTCATCGGCATCTTCTGGCTGATGCTGACGAAGCCGTCGATCGCTTTATTTTAA
- a CDS encoding LysE family translocator: protein MPLDTFFALVLFAFTTSITPGPNNMMLFASGVNFGFRRTIPHMFGIGAGFFSLLIGVGLGLGALLHTVPAVYTALKFAGGAYLVWIAWKIASSRSLSEARSGATPMSFLSAAVFQWINPKAWVMAVTAMATYTIPELYLASVLIVGLAFAVVNVPSVSTWAGFGSALREWLSDPVRLKWFNITMAVLLVASLWPMLK from the coding sequence ATGCCGCTGGATACGTTTTTCGCCCTCGTTCTCTTCGCCTTCACGACCTCGATCACGCCGGGGCCGAACAATATGATGCTCTTCGCCTCGGGCGTGAATTTCGGCTTCCGCAGGACCATCCCGCATATGTTCGGCATCGGCGCCGGCTTCTTCTCGCTGCTCATCGGCGTCGGCCTCGGTCTCGGCGCGCTGCTGCACACGGTGCCCGCCGTTTATACGGCGCTCAAGTTTGCGGGAGGCGCTTATCTCGTCTGGATCGCCTGGAAGATCGCCTCATCGCGTTCGCTCAGCGAAGCCAGGAGCGGTGCGACGCCGATGTCCTTCCTCTCTGCCGCGGTTTTCCAGTGGATCAATCCGAAAGCCTGGGTGATGGCAGTGACCGCCATGGCGACCTATACGATTCCTGAGCTCTATCTCGCGAGCGTGCTGATCGTCGGCCTGGCTTTCGCGGTGGTCAACGTTCCGAGCGTTTCGACCTGGGCGGGCTTTGGCTCGGCGCTCAGGGAATGGCTTTCCGACCCGGTGCGGCTGAAATGGTTTAATATAACCATGGCCGTGCTTCTGGTGGCGAGCCTCTGGCCGATGTTAAAATAA
- a CDS encoding aldo/keto reductase — protein sequence MQDDPIPSVRFPNGIDVPALGQGTWAMGEDAGDARAEIDSLRAGIDLGMTLIDTAEMYGDGGAEEIVGQAITGQRDEVLIVSKVYPWNASLKGTIEACEHSLERLGTDRIDLYLLHWRGNYPLAETIAGFEMLKASGKISAWGVSNFDTDDMQELLAVPDGANVAANQVLYNLSRRGIEYDLLPWCQSRGIPVMAYSPIEQGHILHNAELIRIAKAYQATPAQLALAFLLKRDGVIVIPKTSNAERVRENRDCVSLDVTDEDWQSLDAAFPPPAKKKPLEML from the coding sequence ATGCAGGACGACCCCATCCCCTCCGTCAGATTCCCGAACGGCATCGACGTGCCTGCGCTCGGCCAGGGAACCTGGGCCATGGGCGAGGATGCGGGCGATGCCCGAGCCGAGATCGACAGCCTCAGAGCCGGCATCGATCTCGGCATGACGCTGATCGACACCGCGGAAATGTATGGCGACGGCGGCGCCGAGGAGATTGTCGGCCAGGCGATCACGGGACAGCGCGACGAGGTCTTGATCGTCAGTAAGGTCTACCCCTGGAATGCCAGCCTGAAGGGTACAATCGAAGCTTGTGAGCACAGCCTTGAGCGGCTGGGCACCGACCGCATCGATCTCTATCTCCTGCACTGGCGCGGCAATTATCCACTTGCAGAGACCATCGCCGGCTTCGAAATGCTGAAAGCGTCCGGCAAGATCAGCGCCTGGGGCGTCTCCAACTTCGACACCGACGATATGCAGGAACTGCTCGCCGTTCCGGACGGCGCCAATGTCGCCGCCAACCAGGTGCTTTACAATCTCTCCCGCCGCGGCATCGAATATGACCTCCTGCCCTGGTGCCAGAGCCGCGGCATCCCCGTCATGGCCTATTCGCCGATTGAGCAGGGACATATCCTGCATAATGCGGAACTCATCCGCATCGCCAAGGCCTACCAGGCGACCCCTGCCCAGTTGGCGCTCGCCTTCCTGCTGAAACGCGACGGCGTCATCGTTATCCCCAAGACTTCGAATGCAGAACGCGTCCGCGAAAACCGCGACTGCGTCTCGCTCGACGTCACCGACGAGGATTGGCAGTCGCTGGACGCCGCCTTCCCGCCGCCGGCAAAGAAAAAACCGCTGGAGATGCTTTAG
- the ilvN gene encoding acetolactate synthase small subunit translates to MNAHLQPTGSAYFISPETTAIESHTLSVLVDNEPGVLARVIGLFSGRGYNIESLTVSETEHQAHLSRITIVTRGTPHVLEQIKAQLDRIVPVHRVVDLTVRARELGQERPIEREVALVKVIGEGETRAETLRLADAFHAKVVDATIDHFILEITGKSAKIDQFIAIMKPLGLIEVCRTGIAAMNRGAQGM, encoded by the coding sequence ATGAACGCACATCTTCAGCCCACGGGCTCTGCCTATTTCATCTCTCCGGAAACGACGGCAATCGAGAGCCACACGCTCTCGGTTCTCGTCGACAATGAGCCCGGCGTCCTTGCCCGTGTCATTGGCCTGTTTTCGGGCCGCGGCTACAATATCGAAAGCCTCACGGTTTCGGAGACGGAGCACCAGGCGCATCTTTCCCGCATCACCATCGTCACGCGCGGCACGCCGCATGTGCTGGAGCAGATCAAGGCGCAACTTGATCGCATCGTGCCGGTCCATCGCGTCGTCGATCTGACGGTGCGGGCGCGCGAACTCGGCCAGGAACGGCCGATCGAGCGTGAGGTGGCACTGGTCAAGGTGATCGGTGAGGGCGAAACGCGCGCCGAAACGTTGCGTCTTGCCGATGCCTTTCATGCAAAGGTGGTGGATGCGACGATCGATCACTTCATCCTGGAGATAACAGGCAAGTCGGCGAAGATCGACCAGTTCATCGCGATCATGAAGCCGCTCGGTCTCATCGAAGTCTGCCGCACCGGCATCGCGGCGATGAACCGCGGCGCGCAGGGGATGTGA
- a CDS encoding acetolactate synthase 3 large subunit: protein MSTDNQAAGNRMTGAEIVLQALKDNGVEHIFGYPGGAVLPIYDEIFQQDEIKHILVRHEQGAGHAAEGYARSTGKVGVMLVTSGPGATNAVTPLQDALMDSIPLVCLSGQVPTSLIGSDAFQECDTVGITRPCTKHNWLVKDVNELAAIIHEAFRIAQSGRPGPVVVDIPKDVQFATGTYTPPADYPIQKSYQPKIQGDLNQIHAAIELMANARRPVIYSGGGVVNSGPEASKLLRELVELTDFPITSTLMGLGAYPASGKNWLKMLGMHGSYEANMAMHDCDVMVCIGARFDDRITGRLNAFSPNSKKIHIDIDPSSINKNVRVDIGIRGDVGHVLEDMVRLWRALPKKPEKNRLEDWWSDIARWRARNSFAYTKSNDVIMPQYALERLYAHTKDRDTYITTEVGQHQMWAAQFFGFEQPNRWMTSGGLGTMGYGLPAALGVQIAHPGSLVIDIAGDASIQMCIQEMSTAIQYDAPIKIFIMNNQYMGMVRQWQQLLHGNRLSHSYTEAMPDFVKLAEAYGAVGLRCDKPDELDDAIVEMIEVKKPVIFDCRVANLANCFPMIPSGKAHNEMLLPDEATDEAVANAIDAKGRQLV from the coding sequence ATGAGCACGGACAATCAGGCGGCAGGCAATCGGATGACAGGAGCGGAGATCGTTCTCCAGGCGCTGAAGGACAACGGCGTCGAACATATCTTCGGCTATCCCGGCGGCGCGGTTCTGCCGATCTATGACGAGATCTTCCAGCAGGACGAGATCAAGCACATTCTCGTGCGCCACGAGCAGGGGGCCGGCCATGCGGCCGAAGGCTACGCCCGCTCCACCGGTAAGGTCGGCGTCATGCTGGTGACCTCTGGTCCGGGCGCCACCAATGCGGTCACGCCGCTGCAGGACGCGCTGATGGATTCGATCCCGCTCGTCTGCCTGAGCGGCCAGGTTCCGACTTCGCTGATCGGCTCCGACGCCTTCCAGGAATGCGATACGGTCGGCATTACCCGCCCCTGCACCAAGCACAATTGGCTGGTCAAGGACGTCAACGAGCTCGCCGCCATCATTCACGAGGCCTTCCGCATCGCTCAGTCCGGCCGTCCCGGTCCCGTCGTCGTCGATATTCCGAAGGACGTTCAGTTTGCGACCGGCACCTATACGCCGCCTGCCGACTACCCGATCCAGAAGAGCTACCAGCCGAAGATCCAGGGCGACCTCAACCAGATCCATGCTGCGATCGAGCTGATGGCGAATGCGCGCCGACCGGTTATTTATTCCGGCGGCGGCGTCGTCAATTCCGGCCCTGAAGCCTCCAAGCTGCTGCGCGAACTGGTCGAGCTCACCGACTTCCCGATCACCTCGACGCTGATGGGGCTCGGCGCCTATCCGGCTTCGGGCAAGAACTGGCTGAAGATGCTCGGCATGCACGGCTCCTACGAGGCCAACATGGCGATGCATGATTGCGACGTCATGGTCTGCATCGGCGCCCGCTTCGACGACCGCATCACGGGCCGTCTCAATGCCTTTTCCCCGAACTCGAAGAAGATTCATATCGATATCGATCCATCGTCGATCAACAAGAACGTCCGCGTCGATATCGGCATTCGCGGCGACGTCGGCCATGTCCTGGAAGACATGGTCCGCCTGTGGCGGGCGCTGCCGAAGAAGCCTGAGAAGAACCGCCTTGAAGACTGGTGGAGCGATATTGCCCGCTGGCGGGCGCGCAATTCATTCGCCTATACGAAAAGCAACGACGTGATCATGCCGCAATATGCGCTGGAGCGGCTCTATGCGCATACCAAGGATCGCGACACCTACATCACGACCGAGGTAGGCCAGCACCAGATGTGGGCGGCGCAGTTCTTCGGCTTCGAGCAGCCGAACCGCTGGATGACCTCGGGCGGCCTGGGCACGATGGGTTACGGCCTGCCGGCGGCCCTCGGCGTCCAGATCGCCCATCCCGGAAGCCTCGTCATCGACATCGCCGGCGACGCTTCGATCCAGATGTGCATTCAGGAGATGTCGACGGCGATCCAGTACGACGCGCCGATCAAGATCTTCATCATGAACAACCAGTATATGGGCATGGTGCGCCAGTGGCAGCAGCTTCTGCACGGCAACCGCCTGTCGCACTCCTATACGGAGGCGATGCCCGATTTCGTCAAACTGGCGGAAGCCTATGGCGCCGTCGGGCTGCGCTGCGACAAGCCGGATGAACTCGATGATGCCATTGTCGAGATGATCGAGGTCAAGAAGCCCGTCATTTTCGATTGCCGGGTCGCCAATCTCGCCAACTGCTTCCCGATGATCCCTTCGGGCAAGGCGCACAACGAAATGCTGCTGCCGGACGAAGCCACCGATGAAGCGGTCGCCAACGCGATCGACGCCAAGGGCCGCCAGCTCGTCTAA
- a CDS encoding ATP-binding protein yields MLNNDLRMSGKAGEHDRRDSHTPGNRFLGRVVACSGSRATIAAVAEQGGTDLTELWSVGRLISISVGRNRVVALVYQMNTGSHAWGEGEDNKFRIETELLGEVRVDEDGREEFSTGISRYPHLGAIAHRIRAADLMRIYDAGTGTTAVIGKLTQDESIDAAIHIPSMLSKHFAVVGSTGVGKSTAVSLLLHKAIVADPKLRVLILDPHNEFAAAFPKHAVTIDTDTLDLPFWLMRLEEFAEVVFRGRPPVPEELDMLRDIMPEAKRAFRGSDNSLVRRTTEKSSITADTPVPYRMADLLALIDERIGRLEGRGEKPFLRSLKMRLIAAINDPRYHFMFSNNTISDTITDTIAQIFRIPGDSRPICTFQLAGIPSEVVNSVASVLCRMAFEVALWSDGAIHMLVVCEEAHRYIPSDPNLGFIPTRQAIARIAKEGRKYGVSLGIITQRPGELDQTILSQCSTLFAMRLANDRDQEIIRSAIPNSSISTTSFISSIGNGEAIAFGEAISVPMRMRFSRVAENLLPKAASANSKHSEEDPDTVDLRKIVTRMRAVTVGPDISNFQQSVAASIPSFDEAQETGEGFETNPVIPPAPASAPLESYRRELLPQAPRLDPAEPAPIDPRLNALRRELRREEPVFPRPAPPADQPPVVRREPGTSLRESILKKPLSRLYNKD; encoded by the coding sequence TTGCTCAACAACGACTTGCGCATGTCTGGCAAGGCAGGCGAGCACGATCGCCGCGACAGCCATACGCCGGGAAATCGCTTTCTCGGCCGCGTCGTTGCATGCAGCGGCTCCAGAGCGACGATTGCCGCCGTGGCCGAACAAGGCGGCACCGATCTCACCGAGCTCTGGTCCGTCGGCCGGCTGATTTCGATCAGTGTCGGCCGCAACCGTGTCGTCGCCCTGGTTTATCAAATGAACACCGGCAGCCATGCGTGGGGCGAAGGCGAGGACAATAAATTCAGGATCGAGACCGAGCTCCTCGGTGAAGTCCGTGTCGACGAGGACGGGCGAGAGGAATTTTCGACCGGCATCTCGCGTTATCCCCATCTTGGCGCCATCGCCCATCGCATCCGTGCCGCGGACCTCATGCGCATCTACGATGCCGGAACGGGTACGACCGCCGTCATCGGCAAGCTGACGCAGGACGAAAGCATCGATGCGGCGATCCACATCCCTTCGATGCTCTCCAAACATTTCGCCGTTGTCGGCTCGACCGGCGTCGGCAAATCGACGGCCGTGTCGCTGCTTCTGCACAAGGCGATCGTGGCGGATCCGAAGTTGCGGGTGCTGATCCTCGATCCGCACAACGAATTCGCCGCCGCTTTTCCGAAGCATGCCGTCACCATCGACACCGATACGCTCGACCTGCCCTTCTGGCTGATGCGGCTCGAAGAATTCGCCGAAGTCGTCTTCCGCGGCCGCCCACCGGTGCCCGAAGAGCTCGACATGCTGCGCGACATCATGCCCGAGGCCAAGCGGGCGTTCCGCGGCAGCGACAATTCGCTGGTGCGCCGCACCACGGAAAAGAGTTCGATTACCGCCGATACACCAGTTCCCTACCGAATGGCTGACCTGCTGGCGCTGATCGACGAACGCATCGGACGCCTGGAAGGTCGCGGGGAAAAGCCCTTCCTGCGGTCGCTGAAGATGCGCCTCATCGCCGCCATCAATGATCCGCGTTATCACTTCATGTTCTCCAACAACACGATCAGCGATACGATCACCGACACCATCGCGCAGATCTTCCGTATTCCCGGCGATAGCAGGCCAATCTGCACCTTCCAATTGGCGGGCATCCCATCCGAAGTGGTCAATTCGGTCGCCTCCGTGCTCTGCCGCATGGCTTTCGAGGTTGCGCTCTGGAGCGACGGCGCCATCCACATGCTTGTCGTCTGCGAGGAAGCCCACCGCTACATACCGTCAGATCCGAATCTCGGCTTCATTCCGACGCGCCAGGCGATCGCCCGCATCGCCAAGGAAGGCCGCAAATACGGCGTTTCGCTCGGCATCATCACCCAGCGGCCGGGGGAACTCGACCAGACGATCCTTTCGCAGTGCTCGACGCTGTTTGCCATGCGCCTTGCCAACGATCGCGACCAAGAAATCATCCGCTCGGCCATCCCTAACTCATCGATCTCAACGACGAGCTTCATCTCCTCGATCGGCAACGGGGAAGCGATCGCCTTCGGCGAAGCGATCAGCGTGCCGATGCGCATGCGTTTCTCCCGGGTCGCCGAGAACCTCCTACCGAAGGCCGCCAGCGCCAACAGCAAGCATAGTGAGGAAGATCCCGATACTGTCGATCTGCGCAAGATCGTCACCCGCATGCGGGCGGTGACTGTCGGGCCTGACATTTCGAATTTCCAGCAGAGCGTTGCGGCATCCATACCGAGTTTTGACGAGGCGCAGGAAACCGGCGAGGGTTTCGAGACAAACCCCGTCATCCCGCCCGCGCCCGCTTCGGCGCCGCTCGAATCCTACCGGCGCGAATTGCTACCGCAGGCGCCGCGGCTGGACCCGGCCGAGCCGGCCCCGATCGATCCGCGCCTGAACGCGCTACGCCGCGAACTGCGTCGCGAAGAACCCGTCTTCCCCCGGCCGGCGCCACCGGCAGACCAGCCGCCGGTCGTTCGCCGGGAACCGGGCACGTCGCTGCGCGAAAGCATCCTGAAAAAGCCGCTGAGCAGACTTTACAACAAGGATTGA
- a CDS encoding dihydrodipicolinate synthase family protein: MSSVYPFRGLSAFPPTPANINGRVNAQALCRLLDPLCDAGAASIGLLGSTGIYAYLTREERLRAVKAAVECVNGRVPLIVGAGALRTDHALDLARDAEAAGADALLLAPVSYTPLTQEEAYQHFLAVAKASRLPLCIYNNPGTTHFTFSRELLQRLSDVETIKAVKMPLPADGDLRGELAQLRQKTDLAIGYSGDWGAAEALLSGADAWYSVISGLLPRTALALTKAAMAGNDVEARRLDGLLQPLWEVFKAYGSIRVVYTLAEHLLGVRAELPRPLLPLGLAERQRVLDNAQPLIELEHQSLL, translated from the coding sequence ATGTCTTCAGTTTATCCGTTTCGTGGTCTTTCGGCCTTTCCACCGACGCCCGCCAACATCAATGGTCGCGTGAACGCGCAAGCACTCTGCCGGCTGTTGGACCCTTTGTGTGACGCGGGCGCCGCCTCCATCGGCCTTCTCGGCAGCACCGGGATCTATGCCTATCTCACGCGCGAGGAGCGGCTTCGGGCCGTCAAGGCGGCCGTCGAATGCGTCAACGGCCGTGTTCCGCTTATCGTCGGCGCCGGCGCTCTGAGAACAGACCATGCTCTGGATCTGGCGAGGGACGCCGAGGCTGCCGGCGCGGACGCGCTTCTCCTCGCGCCCGTTTCCTACACGCCGTTGACCCAGGAAGAAGCCTACCAACATTTCCTTGCGGTGGCGAAGGCGAGCAGGCTTCCGCTTTGCATCTACAACAATCCCGGCACGACGCACTTCACCTTCAGCCGCGAGCTTTTGCAGCGCCTTTCCGATGTCGAGACGATCAAGGCGGTGAAAATGCCGCTGCCGGCCGACGGTGACCTGCGAGGAGAGCTTGCGCAATTGCGGCAAAAGACCGATCTCGCGATCGGCTACAGCGGCGATTGGGGTGCGGCGGAGGCACTGCTTTCCGGCGCAGACGCCTGGTACAGCGTTATCAGCGGGCTGCTTCCGCGCACGGCGCTCGCTCTGACGAAGGCCGCCATGGCTGGCAATGATGTCGAGGCGCGCAGGCTGGATGGCCTGCTTCAGCCGCTCTGGGAGGTGTTCAAGGCGTATGGGAGCATTCGCGTGGTCTATACGCTGGCCGAGCATCTCCTGGGCGTCCGGGCGGAACTTCCGCGGCCCCTCCTGCCGCTAGGGCTGGCGGAGCGGCAGCGCGTGCTCGACAACGCTCAGCCGCTGATCGAGCTGGAGCATCAATCCTTGTTGTAA
- a CDS encoding LysE family translocator has translation MQDLIVVYIAYVIAAGSPGPSNLAIMNVAMSRGRRPALALSAGVITMSTCWGLIAVTGISTLLVRYAHALTILKMAGGLYLLWLAWKAARSAAATDAPASRAVRSAVPLGALYRRGILMHLGNPKSVLAWVAIMSLGLKPGASPQMAVTAFGGCVLLGMSIFAGYAILFSTAPMVRGYARARRWIEASLAVFFAGAGSRLLFSR, from the coding sequence ATGCAAGATCTTATCGTCGTCTATATCGCCTATGTCATCGCAGCAGGCAGCCCGGGTCCAAGCAACCTGGCGATCATGAACGTCGCGATGAGCCGCGGGCGTCGACCGGCTCTGGCTCTATCCGCCGGAGTGATCACGATGTCGACATGCTGGGGGCTGATCGCCGTCACCGGCATTTCGACATTGCTCGTGCGCTATGCTCATGCCCTGACAATCCTCAAGATGGCAGGCGGGCTCTACCTCCTTTGGCTCGCCTGGAAGGCCGCTCGCTCGGCTGCCGCAACGGACGCGCCCGCAAGCCGGGCCGTCCGGTCAGCCGTGCCGCTCGGCGCGCTTTATCGCCGGGGTATATTGATGCATCTCGGAAACCCTAAATCGGTTTTGGCCTGGGTCGCGATCATGTCGCTCGGCCTCAAGCCCGGGGCTTCGCCTCAAATGGCCGTGACTGCGTTTGGCGGCTGCGTGCTCCTGGGGATGTCGATATTTGCCGGCTACGCCATCCTGTTTTCGACGGCGCCTATGGTGCGCGGTTATGCCCGGGCGCGTCGCTGGATCGAGGCAAGTCTTGCGGTGTTCTTCGCGGGTGCCGGATCACGCCTGCTGTTCTCCCGTTGA
- a CDS encoding PLP-dependent aminotransferase family protein yields the protein MSKRRATIEIPSLNAIDRSASVGRQLAQALRNAITRGELRLGERLPSTRTLAASLQIARGTVVEAFDQLTAEGYLQARVGAGTHVAAALTDAAPALQPAPAEPEAEDALDLPAPAARLISVARALTPHPPVPFAIAVPASGIAPDDSWRRLGNRMRASRQAAPSGYHDPAGVLELRIAIADHVRRARAVHCVPEQVIVTAGTQQGLYMAGRVLLSLGDAVWAEDPAYPGLTAILDDLGVRTYRLPVDAQGMDVERGLELCREARAAFVTPSHQYPIGMPLSMARRNALITWADKNRAWIVEDDYDSELRYAGHPFPSMQGLRPSRVIYLGTFSKILFPSLRLGYVIAPPPLVEAFAGARAILDRHSPTAEQHVLAAYISEGYFEAHIRRIRALYAERRNILLAALERALPQGCHVQPSDQGMHVLLWLPERADDVQLAARALSAGLAVRAISPMYAAQPARPGLMLGFGGFPQEKLEAAVGELARLLQAHA from the coding sequence ATGTCGAAGCGACGCGCCACCATTGAAATCCCGTCACTCAACGCGATCGATCGATCGGCTAGCGTAGGCCGCCAGCTTGCGCAGGCCCTGCGGAACGCCATTACCCGCGGCGAACTGAGGCTGGGCGAGCGGCTTCCCTCGACGCGTACCCTCGCCGCCTCCCTGCAGATCGCCCGCGGCACCGTCGTCGAAGCCTTCGATCAGTTGACCGCCGAAGGCTATCTCCAGGCACGAGTAGGAGCCGGAACCCATGTTGCAGCGGCTCTGACGGACGCGGCGCCAGCCCTCCAGCCGGCGCCTGCCGAGCCGGAGGCCGAAGATGCGCTCGACCTGCCTGCCCCGGCGGCCCGGCTGATATCAGTAGCCCGTGCACTTACCCCTCATCCGCCCGTCCCCTTCGCCATCGCTGTACCCGCTTCGGGCATCGCGCCGGACGACAGTTGGCGCCGCCTCGGCAATCGGATGCGCGCGTCCAGGCAGGCCGCACCTTCGGGTTACCACGATCCGGCAGGCGTATTGGAGCTGCGCATCGCCATCGCTGACCATGTCCGCCGCGCACGGGCCGTTCATTGTGTGCCGGAGCAGGTCATCGTTACGGCGGGCACCCAGCAAGGCCTCTATATGGCAGGTCGGGTCCTGTTGTCCCTCGGTGATGCCGTATGGGCGGAAGACCCAGCATATCCGGGGCTGACGGCCATCCTCGACGATCTCGGCGTCCGGACGTATCGCCTGCCGGTCGATGCTCAGGGTATGGACGTCGAACGCGGCCTTGAGCTGTGTCGAGAAGCGCGCGCCGCATTCGTGACCCCTTCGCACCAATATCCAATTGGCATGCCGCTTAGCATGGCTCGACGCAATGCCCTGATCACGTGGGCCGACAAGAACCGCGCCTGGATCGTGGAGGATGACTACGACAGCGAACTGCGTTATGCCGGACATCCCTTTCCCTCAATGCAGGGGCTGCGTCCGTCGCGTGTCATCTATCTCGGCACCTTCAGCAAGATCCTCTTTCCTTCACTGCGCCTCGGTTACGTCATCGCCCCGCCGCCGCTCGTAGAAGCCTTCGCGGGCGCACGCGCCATTCTTGATCGGCATTCGCCGACCGCCGAACAGCATGTTCTGGCTGCCTACATCAGCGAAGGCTATTTCGAGGCGCATATCAGACGCATCAGAGCTCTCTATGCCGAACGCCGCAATATTCTGCTCGCGGCGCTCGAACGGGCATTGCCGCAGGGGTGCCACGTTCAGCCGAGCGATCAGGGCATGCACGTTCTTCTGTGGTTGCCCGAGAGGGCTGACGACGTGCAGCTTGCAGCGCGCGCCCTCTCGGCTGGCCTCGCGGTGCGAGCGATCTCTCCCATGTATGCCGCGCAGCCTGCGCGCCCCGGCTTGATGCTGGGTTTTGGTGGATTTCCGCAAGAGAAGCTGGAGGCGGCGGTAGGCGAGCTCGCCAGGCTGCTGCAAGCGCATGCGTAG
- the miaA gene encoding tRNA (adenosine(37)-N6)-dimethylallyltransferase MiaA has protein sequence MMENLLSVENAILITGPTASGKSALAVELAKRHGGAVVNADSMQVYDTLRVLTARPSEEEMQGVTHHLYGHVPAGAGYSTGAWLHDVSTLLPALRAAGQLPVFVGGTGLYFKALTGGLSDMPDIPKVLREELRTRLVDEGPDALYAELSDVDPAMAACLNRQDGQRIVRALEVIKATGRSIADFQGRSGPVVIDANEARKIVVLPDRAVLHARINSRFEKMLQQGAEDEVRALLALGLSSEAPVMKAIGVSQIAAMLKGEMTRDDVLEKGAAATRQYAKRQMTWFRNQMDESWERLSV, from the coding sequence ATGATGGAAAACCTTCTGAGCGTAGAGAACGCGATCCTGATAACCGGGCCGACCGCCAGCGGCAAGTCCGCGCTCGCCGTCGAGTTGGCCAAACGCCATGGCGGCGCGGTCGTCAATGCCGACAGCATGCAGGTCTACGACACATTGCGGGTGCTGACCGCGCGTCCGTCGGAGGAGGAGATGCAAGGCGTAACGCATCATCTCTACGGCCACGTGCCGGCGGGTGCCGGCTATTCCACAGGCGCCTGGCTGCACGATGTCTCGACGCTTTTGCCGGCGCTCAGGGCCGCCGGGCAGCTGCCGGTCTTCGTGGGGGGCACCGGGCTTTATTTCAAGGCGCTGACCGGAGGTCTCTCCGACATGCCTGATATACCCAAGGTACTGCGGGAAGAATTGCGCACGCGACTCGTGGACGAAGGGCCGGACGCGCTTTACGCCGAGCTTTCTGACGTCGATCCCGCCATGGCGGCATGCCTCAATCGCCAGGACGGCCAGCGCATCGTCCGCGCGCTGGAGGTGATCAAAGCGACGGGACGGTCGATCGCCGATTTCCAGGGCCGGTCCGGACCCGTGGTGATCGATGCCAACGAGGCCCGCAAGATCGTCGTTCTGCCGGACCGGGCGGTGCTGCACGCCCGCATTAACAGCCGCTTCGAAAAGATGCTGCAACAGGGTGCGGAAGATGAGGTGAGGGCGCTTCTTGCGCTCGGTCTGTCCTCCGAGGCGCCTGTCATGAAGGCCATCGGCGTCTCCCAGATCGCGGCGATGCTGAAGGGCGAGATGACGCGCGATGACGTGCTGGAGAAGGGGGCTGCGGCGACACGGCAATACGCCAAGCGTCAAATGACCTGGTTTCGCAATCAGATGGACGAGAGCTGGGAAAGGCTGAGCGTCTAG